In Musa acuminata AAA Group cultivar baxijiao chromosome BXJ2-3, Cavendish_Baxijiao_AAA, whole genome shotgun sequence, the following proteins share a genomic window:
- the LOC135606650 gene encoding uncharacterized protein LOC135606650: MGNLLSHPSPGASGGRVVLSDGTVHEFERPIPAAELMLDHPRQVVAEVQLISGGSGSSAELTRPLPADHVLNPEKVYAMLPMARKKAGALSAEEVRRILASLGGTPRRSDMKDVVLTANEAVGRREWPVPEFLMRQHSSKRWKPSLLSIEEGHPMRKLPHWLF, translated from the coding sequence ATGGGTAATCTACTCTCCCACCCCTCGCCGGGCGCCTCCGGCGGAAGAGTCGTGCTCTCCGATGGCACCGTCCACGAGTTCGAGCGTCCGATCCCCGCCGCCGAGCTCATGCTCGACCACCCACGGCAGGTCGTCGCCGAGGTGCAGCTGATCTCTGGCGGCAGTGGCAGCAGCGCTGAGCTCACTCGGCCGCTTCCCGCCGACCACGTACTGAACCCGGAGAAGGTATACGCCATGCTTCCGATGGCACGGAAGAAGGCTGGGGCGTTGTCCGCCGAAGAGGTCCGCCGGATCCTGGCATCTCTCGGGGGGACACCCAGAAGGAGTGACATGAAGGATGTGGTGCTGACGGCGAATGAAGCGGTCGGACGAAGGGAATGGCCGGTGCCGGAGTTCTTGATGAGGCAGCACTCAAGCAAGAGGTGGAAGCCAAGTCTACTTTCCATAGAGGAGGGGCATCCGATGAGGAAGCTGCCTCACTGGTTGTTCTGA
- the LOC103977660 gene encoding uncharacterized protein LOC103977660 isoform X3 produces MPYDSIPNFSAADALRLTGIGRNEYIDIMNKCRSKKIMWKLNKSIAKELLPTQPVDFPVEPWWGVCLVNFTLEEFKKLTEEEMATIDKVCKEEANSFVLFDPDIVKGLYRRGLVYFDVPVYPDDRFKVSRLEGFVSNREQSYEDPIEELLYAVFVVSSENATVAELAATLQADLSQLQAAASFACRLGWAVKLLDPESILRDSVMPGYPSNILSDDEEASTASINSEKSGQHSHDLVIEKDRMISGTAHVAFVVDANITSYLMMGSVSPGLKSHAVTLYEAGKLGDSSIAELCRDLSTLEGKKYEGELQEFANHAYSLRCVLECLRSGGVAYNEKFDIASNPTDTHSFIDDITSVAAEISISEESGDSNVNEANHDDSLEHGHTEVPQPDLSPDKSDSVNGSTPVCSGTSAENNTCKPDYNLQNDQRVTYSGGSENERTVLKRKRKYRVDILRCESLAALAPATLERLLLRDYDIIASMVPLPASSVLPGPSGPIHIGPPSYSSMTPWMKLVLYRLMVSGPLSVILMKGQCLRFLPAPLAGCEKALIWSWDGSIVGGLGGKFEGNLVNGNVLLHCLNSMLKHSAVLVQPLSRYDLDSSGKIVTVDIALPLKNFDGLVQPVGLDMKLDQERIANLNSLLNDLSSKIELYTVGYVRLIRLWKGIQSDVLTPDHEQYEWVPLSLEFGIPLFSPKLCGRICERIVSSHLLQTDSLSEHNVAMQSLRRRLHELCSEYQATGPAAKSFHHMEHVKKSPRQLTSYASGRWNPLLEPSTAISGTSSEHQRLKLANRQRCQTEVLSFDGNILRAYALSPVYEAITQPDEGSTLASGVKHESDELDSREVVLPGVNLLFDGSQLHPFDIGACLQARQPISLIAEASATSASLQATRIQK; encoded by the exons CCTTATGATAGCATCCCCAATTTCAGTGCCGCAGATGCTCTGAGGCTTACAGGAATTGGACGTAATGAATACATTGATATTATGAACAAGTGCAGATCAAAG AAAATTATGTGGAAGCTGAACAAGTCAATTGCTAAGGAATTGCTGCCCACACAGCCTGTAGATTTCCCTGTCGAACCATGGTGGGGAGTTTGCCTTGTTAACTTTACATTGGAAGAATTTAAG AAACTCACTGAAGAAGAAATGGCAACTATAGACAAGGTCTGCAAGGAGGAAGCAAATTCATTTGTTCTTTTTGATCCTGACATTGTTAAAGGTCTTTACAGAAGGGGATTAGTATATTTTGATGTTCCTGTTTATCCTGATGATCGGTTTAAAG TTTCCAGGCTGGAAGGATTTGTTTCAAACAGGGAACAGTCCTATGAAGATCCAATAGAAGA GTTATTATATGCTGTTTTTGTTGTCTCGAGTGAGAATGCTACCGTTGCTGAGTTGGCTGCAACCCTCCAGGCTGACCTTTCTCAGCTCCAGGCTGCTGCATCATTTGCTTGCCGATTAGGCTGGGCTGTAAAACTTTTGGATCCGGAATCCATCCTTCGAGATTCTGTCATGCCTGGCTACCCTAGTAATATACTAAGTGATGATGAAGAGGCTTCTACTGCTAGCATCAACTCAGAAAAGTCTGGCCAGCATAGTCATGATCTAGTAATTGAAAAGGATAGAATGATTTCAGGCACTGCTCATGTTGCTTTTGTTGTTGATGCCAATATTACTTCCTATTTAATGATGGGATCTGTCTCACCAG GGTTGAAGTCTCATGCTGTAACACTATATGAAGCAGGAAAACTTGGTGATTCTAGTATTGCAGAACTTTGCAGGGATCTCTCAACTTTAGAGGGAAAAAAGTATGAGGGTGAACTACAGGAATTTGCTAACCATGCATATAGCCTTCGATGTGTTCTAGAGTGTCTTCGATCTGGTGGTGTAGCTTACAATGAGAAGTTTGACATAGCGAGTAATCCAACTGATACACATTCCTTCATTGATGACATTACTTCAGTTGCAGCCGAAATTAGCATCTCTGAGGAATCTGGTGATTCTAATGTAAATGAAGCAAATCATGATGACTCTTTGGAACACGGTCATACTGAAGTTCCCCAGCCTGATTTATCTCCAGACAAATCTGACTCTGTAAATGGTTCTACTCCTGTATGTTCAGGTACTTCagctgaaaataacacatgcaaaCCTGATTATAATTTACAGAATGATCAGAGAGTTACGTACTCAGGTGGTTCAGAAAATGAAAGGACTGttctaaaaagaaaaaggaagtacCGTGTTGATATTCTTCGTTGTGAAAGCTTGGCCGCTCTTGCACCAGCAACACTAGAACGACTACTTCTTAGAGACTATGATATCATTGCATCTATGGTTCCACTTCCTGCCTCATCAGTTTTACCTGGACCTTCAGGTCCAATCCATATTGGACCACCCTCATATTCTTCAATGACGCCATGGATGAAACTAGTTTTGTATAGACTGATGGTTAGCGGACCTCTGTCAGTTATTCTGATGAAGGGGCAGTGTCTGAGGTTTCTTCCTGCACCATTAGCTGGTTGTGAAAAAGCACTAATATGGTCGTGGGATGGTTCCATAGTAGGAGGTCTAGGAGGCAAATTTGAGGGAAATTTGGTTAATGGAAATGTGCTTTTGCATTGTTTAAACTCCATGCTTAAGCATTCAGCTGTTCTAGTACAACCCTTAAGTAGATACGATCTTGATAGTTCTGGAAAGATTGTCACAGTGGATATTGCATTGCCGCTTAAGAACTTTGATGGATTGGTTCAACCTGTAGGGCTAGACATGAAATTAGACCAGGAGAGAATTGCAAACTTAAATTCATTGTTAAATGATCTCTCAAGCAAAATTGAGTTATATACAGTAGGTTACGTTCGCCTTATACGACTCTGGAAGGGAATACAATCAGACGTGTTAACACCAGATCATGAACAATATGAATGGGTTCCTTTGAGCTTGGAATTTGGTATTCCTCTATTTAGTCCCAAATTATGTGGCAGAATTTGTGAAAGGATAGTTTCATCACATTTACTACAAACAGATTCGCTTAGTGAGCACAATGTTGCAATGCAAAGTCTAAGAAGAAGATTACACGAATTATGTTCTGAATACCAAGCAACAGGTCCTGCTGCAAAGTCGTTTCACCACATGGAACATGTGAAGAAATCACCTCGTCAACTGACAAGCTATGCAAGTGGTAGATGGAACCCACTGTTGGAGCCTTCAACAGCAATCTCTGGAACCTCCAGTGAACACCAGAGGCTCAAGCTTGCAAATCGACAAAGATGCCAAACAGAGGTTCTGAGTTTTGACGGGAACATACTCAG GGCCTATGCGCTTAGTCCTGTATATGAGGCCATTACACAACCTGATGAAGGGTCGACCCTTGCCAGTGGAGTGAAACATGAATCCGATGAGCTAGACAGCAGAGAAGTTGTCCTACCAGGTGTTAATCTATTGTTTGACGGGTCACAGTTGCACCCATTTGATATAGGTGCATGTTTGCAGGCTAGGCAACCTATATCACTAATAGCAGAAGCTTCAGCAACATCTGCTTCTCTTCAGGCAACCAGGATACAAAAATAA
- the LOC135582548 gene encoding uncharacterized protein LOC135582548 isoform X3: protein MAFGDGEEIRLLVDDRGMSSPCSPAAASMCLCRICHEEEEERSTTMESPCACSGTLKKFEPGYTIPEKKASVDAGVTIRGSLEVPRLNYDPHNPEFISDNNSDFECAEVSPASRRHALYIRSIALMFMIVLVIRNLVAVITVGADHYASTVLTVLLLRASGILLPFYLVMQFVSALQEAQQQDQLRRFHIVDAWTSRRSEEEEHRIQIPS, encoded by the exons ATGGCATTCGGAGACGGAGAAGAGATCAGACTGCTGGTGGATGACCGTGGGATGTCTTCCCCCTGTTCGCCTGCTGCTGCTTCCATGTGTCTCTGCAGGATATGccatgaggaggaggaagagaggtcCACGACCATGGAATCCCCCTGTGCTTGTTCCGGAACCCTAAAG AAATTTGAACCTGGATATACCATTCCTGAGAAGAAGGCCTCGGTTGATGCGGGTGTGACCATCAG AGGAAGCTTGGAGGTGCCCAGGCTCAATTATGACCCTCACAACCCAGAGTTCATCAGTGACAATAATTCCGACTTTGAGTGCGCAGAGGTCTCTCCTGCATCGCGCAGGCATGCCTTGTACATCCGATCGATCGCCCTCATG TTCATGATCGTATTGGTGATCAGAAATCTCGTTGCTGTGATCACTGTTGGTGCCGATCACTATGCATCTACCGTTCTCACT GTGCTTTTGCTGAGAGCCAGCGGAATCCTACTGCCATTCTACTTGGTGATGCAGTTCGTTTCGGCATTGCAAGAAGCACAGCAGCAGGATCAGCTGCGGCGGTTCCAT ATAGTAGATGCATGGACCAGTCGTAGATCGGAAGAAGAGGAGCACAGGATCCAAATACCTTCATGA
- the LOC103977660 gene encoding uncharacterized protein LOC103977660 isoform X2, which translates to MIFEVLKNEQPYDSIPNFSAADALRLTGIGRNEYIDIMNKCRSKKIMWKLNKSIAKELLPTQPVDFPVEPWWGVCLVNFTLEEFKKLTEEEMATIDKVCKEEANSFVLFDPDIVKGLYRRGLVYFDVPVYPDDRFKVSRLEGFVSNREQSYEDPIEELLYAVFVVSSENATVAELAATLQADLSQLQAAASFACRLGWAVKLLDPESILRDSVMPGYPSNILSDDEEASTASINSEKSGQHSHDLVIEKDRMISGTAHVAFVVDANITSYLMMGSVSPGLKSHAVTLYEAGKLGDSSIAELCRDLSTLEGKKYEGELQEFANHAYSLRCVLECLRSGGVAYNEKFDIASNPTDTHSFIDDITSVAAEISISEESGDSNVNEANHDDSLEHGHTEVPQPDLSPDKSDSVNGSTPVCSGTSAENNTCKPDYNLQNDQRVTYSGGSENERTVLKRKRKYRVDILRCESLAALAPATLERLLLRDYDIIASMVPLPASSVLPGPSGPIHIGPPSYSSMTPWMKLVLYRLMVSGPLSVILMKGQCLRFLPAPLAGCEKALIWSWDGSIVGGLGGKFEGNLVNGNVLLHCLNSMLKHSAVLVQPLSRYDLDSSGKIVTVDIALPLKNFDGLVQPVGLDMKLDQERIANLNSLLNDLSSKIELYTVGYVRLIRLWKGIQSDVLTPDHEQYEWVPLSLEFGIPLFSPKLCGRICERIVSSHLLQTDSLSEHNVAMQSLRRRLHELCSEYQATGPAAKSFHHMEHVKKSPRQLTSYASGRWNPLLEPSTAISGTSSEHQRLKLANRQRCQTEVLSFDGNILRAYALSPVYEAITQPDEGSTLASGVKHESDELDSREVVLPGVNLLFDGSQLHPFDIGACLQARQPISLIAEASATSASLQATRIQK; encoded by the exons AGCAGCCTTATGATAGCATCCCCAATTTCAGTGCCGCAGATGCTCTGAGGCTTACAGGAATTGGACGTAATGAATACATTGATATTATGAACAAGTGCAGATCAAAG AAAATTATGTGGAAGCTGAACAAGTCAATTGCTAAGGAATTGCTGCCCACACAGCCTGTAGATTTCCCTGTCGAACCATGGTGGGGAGTTTGCCTTGTTAACTTTACATTGGAAGAATTTAAG AAACTCACTGAAGAAGAAATGGCAACTATAGACAAGGTCTGCAAGGAGGAAGCAAATTCATTTGTTCTTTTTGATCCTGACATTGTTAAAGGTCTTTACAGAAGGGGATTAGTATATTTTGATGTTCCTGTTTATCCTGATGATCGGTTTAAAG TTTCCAGGCTGGAAGGATTTGTTTCAAACAGGGAACAGTCCTATGAAGATCCAATAGAAGA GTTATTATATGCTGTTTTTGTTGTCTCGAGTGAGAATGCTACCGTTGCTGAGTTGGCTGCAACCCTCCAGGCTGACCTTTCTCAGCTCCAGGCTGCTGCATCATTTGCTTGCCGATTAGGCTGGGCTGTAAAACTTTTGGATCCGGAATCCATCCTTCGAGATTCTGTCATGCCTGGCTACCCTAGTAATATACTAAGTGATGATGAAGAGGCTTCTACTGCTAGCATCAACTCAGAAAAGTCTGGCCAGCATAGTCATGATCTAGTAATTGAAAAGGATAGAATGATTTCAGGCACTGCTCATGTTGCTTTTGTTGTTGATGCCAATATTACTTCCTATTTAATGATGGGATCTGTCTCACCAG GGTTGAAGTCTCATGCTGTAACACTATATGAAGCAGGAAAACTTGGTGATTCTAGTATTGCAGAACTTTGCAGGGATCTCTCAACTTTAGAGGGAAAAAAGTATGAGGGTGAACTACAGGAATTTGCTAACCATGCATATAGCCTTCGATGTGTTCTAGAGTGTCTTCGATCTGGTGGTGTAGCTTACAATGAGAAGTTTGACATAGCGAGTAATCCAACTGATACACATTCCTTCATTGATGACATTACTTCAGTTGCAGCCGAAATTAGCATCTCTGAGGAATCTGGTGATTCTAATGTAAATGAAGCAAATCATGATGACTCTTTGGAACACGGTCATACTGAAGTTCCCCAGCCTGATTTATCTCCAGACAAATCTGACTCTGTAAATGGTTCTACTCCTGTATGTTCAGGTACTTCagctgaaaataacacatgcaaaCCTGATTATAATTTACAGAATGATCAGAGAGTTACGTACTCAGGTGGTTCAGAAAATGAAAGGACTGttctaaaaagaaaaaggaagtacCGTGTTGATATTCTTCGTTGTGAAAGCTTGGCCGCTCTTGCACCAGCAACACTAGAACGACTACTTCTTAGAGACTATGATATCATTGCATCTATGGTTCCACTTCCTGCCTCATCAGTTTTACCTGGACCTTCAGGTCCAATCCATATTGGACCACCCTCATATTCTTCAATGACGCCATGGATGAAACTAGTTTTGTATAGACTGATGGTTAGCGGACCTCTGTCAGTTATTCTGATGAAGGGGCAGTGTCTGAGGTTTCTTCCTGCACCATTAGCTGGTTGTGAAAAAGCACTAATATGGTCGTGGGATGGTTCCATAGTAGGAGGTCTAGGAGGCAAATTTGAGGGAAATTTGGTTAATGGAAATGTGCTTTTGCATTGTTTAAACTCCATGCTTAAGCATTCAGCTGTTCTAGTACAACCCTTAAGTAGATACGATCTTGATAGTTCTGGAAAGATTGTCACAGTGGATATTGCATTGCCGCTTAAGAACTTTGATGGATTGGTTCAACCTGTAGGGCTAGACATGAAATTAGACCAGGAGAGAATTGCAAACTTAAATTCATTGTTAAATGATCTCTCAAGCAAAATTGAGTTATATACAGTAGGTTACGTTCGCCTTATACGACTCTGGAAGGGAATACAATCAGACGTGTTAACACCAGATCATGAACAATATGAATGGGTTCCTTTGAGCTTGGAATTTGGTATTCCTCTATTTAGTCCCAAATTATGTGGCAGAATTTGTGAAAGGATAGTTTCATCACATTTACTACAAACAGATTCGCTTAGTGAGCACAATGTTGCAATGCAAAGTCTAAGAAGAAGATTACACGAATTATGTTCTGAATACCAAGCAACAGGTCCTGCTGCAAAGTCGTTTCACCACATGGAACATGTGAAGAAATCACCTCGTCAACTGACAAGCTATGCAAGTGGTAGATGGAACCCACTGTTGGAGCCTTCAACAGCAATCTCTGGAACCTCCAGTGAACACCAGAGGCTCAAGCTTGCAAATCGACAAAGATGCCAAACAGAGGTTCTGAGTTTTGACGGGAACATACTCAG GGCCTATGCGCTTAGTCCTGTATATGAGGCCATTACACAACCTGATGAAGGGTCGACCCTTGCCAGTGGAGTGAAACATGAATCCGATGAGCTAGACAGCAGAGAAGTTGTCCTACCAGGTGTTAATCTATTGTTTGACGGGTCACAGTTGCACCCATTTGATATAGGTGCATGTTTGCAGGCTAGGCAACCTATATCACTAATAGCAGAAGCTTCAGCAACATCTGCTTCTCTTCAGGCAACCAGGATACAAAAATAA
- the LOC135582548 gene encoding uncharacterized protein LOC135582548 isoform X1, whose product MAFGDGEEIRLLVDDRGMSSPCSPAAASMCLCRICHEEEEERSTTMESPCACSGTLKFAHRECIQRWCDEKGSNVCEICLQKFEPGYTIPEKKASVDAGVTIRGSLEVPRLNYDPHNPEFISDNNSDFECAEVSPASRRHALYIRSIALMFMIVLVIRNLVAVITVGADHYASTVLTVLLLRASGILLPFYLVMQFVSALQEAQQQDQLRRFHIVDAWTSRRSEEEEHRIQIPS is encoded by the exons ATGGCATTCGGAGACGGAGAAGAGATCAGACTGCTGGTGGATGACCGTGGGATGTCTTCCCCCTGTTCGCCTGCTGCTGCTTCCATGTGTCTCTGCAGGATATGccatgaggaggaggaagagaggtcCACGACCATGGAATCCCCCTGTGCTTGTTCCGGAACCCTAAAG TTTGCTCACAGGGAATGCATTCAGAGATGGTGCGATGAGAAGGGAAGCAATGTCTGTGAGATATGCCTTCAG AAATTTGAACCTGGATATACCATTCCTGAGAAGAAGGCCTCGGTTGATGCGGGTGTGACCATCAG AGGAAGCTTGGAGGTGCCCAGGCTCAATTATGACCCTCACAACCCAGAGTTCATCAGTGACAATAATTCCGACTTTGAGTGCGCAGAGGTCTCTCCTGCATCGCGCAGGCATGCCTTGTACATCCGATCGATCGCCCTCATG TTCATGATCGTATTGGTGATCAGAAATCTCGTTGCTGTGATCACTGTTGGTGCCGATCACTATGCATCTACCGTTCTCACT GTGCTTTTGCTGAGAGCCAGCGGAATCCTACTGCCATTCTACTTGGTGATGCAGTTCGTTTCGGCATTGCAAGAAGCACAGCAGCAGGATCAGCTGCGGCGGTTCCAT ATAGTAGATGCATGGACCAGTCGTAGATCGGAAGAAGAGGAGCACAGGATCCAAATACCTTCATGA
- the LOC135582548 gene encoding uncharacterized protein LOC135582548 isoform X2 → MAFGDGEEIRLLVDDRGMSSPCSPAAASMCLCRICHEEEEERSTTMESPCACSGTLKFAHRECIQRWCDEKGSNVCEICLQKFEPGYTIPEKKASVDAGVTIRGSLEVPRLNYDPHNPEFISDNNSDFECAEVSPASRRHALYIRSIALMFMIVLVIRNLVAVITVGADHYASTVLTVLLLRASGILLPFYLVMQFVSALQEAQQQDQLRRFHLLSVKHNR, encoded by the exons ATGGCATTCGGAGACGGAGAAGAGATCAGACTGCTGGTGGATGACCGTGGGATGTCTTCCCCCTGTTCGCCTGCTGCTGCTTCCATGTGTCTCTGCAGGATATGccatgaggaggaggaagagaggtcCACGACCATGGAATCCCCCTGTGCTTGTTCCGGAACCCTAAAG TTTGCTCACAGGGAATGCATTCAGAGATGGTGCGATGAGAAGGGAAGCAATGTCTGTGAGATATGCCTTCAG AAATTTGAACCTGGATATACCATTCCTGAGAAGAAGGCCTCGGTTGATGCGGGTGTGACCATCAG AGGAAGCTTGGAGGTGCCCAGGCTCAATTATGACCCTCACAACCCAGAGTTCATCAGTGACAATAATTCCGACTTTGAGTGCGCAGAGGTCTCTCCTGCATCGCGCAGGCATGCCTTGTACATCCGATCGATCGCCCTCATG TTCATGATCGTATTGGTGATCAGAAATCTCGTTGCTGTGATCACTGTTGGTGCCGATCACTATGCATCTACCGTTCTCACT GTGCTTTTGCTGAGAGCCAGCGGAATCCTACTGCCATTCTACTTGGTGATGCAGTTCGTTTCGGCATTGCAAGAAGCACAGCAGCAGGATCAGCTGCGGCGGTTCCAT TTGTTGTCTGTCAAACACAACAGATAG